From Streptomyces asiaticus, one genomic window encodes:
- a CDS encoding acyl-CoA dehydrogenase family protein codes for MPIGFEIEERVAEIARRTTEFVRDVVIPEERVCDGDVHAGPEPLRRRLQDAAREAGVFAPHVDAEWGGLGLDLRGQAVVFEAAGYSLLGPLALNCAAPDEGNTHLLEVVATKEQKERYLRPLAAGETRSCFAMTEPAPGAGSDPRALATTATRIDGGWRIDGRKWFISGADGAAFAICMARTSGDPGDPGGATMFLVAADNPGMKIVRNIDTLDRGLFGGHSEIAFEGCEVGDEAVLGEVDQGFGYAQVRLGPARMTHCMRWLGVARRAQDIALERAADRSAFGKPLAELGMVQQMLADSEIDIETGRAVLWRACWELDQGRPAAQHTSIAKTYVSEAVHRVVDRAVQICGALGISGDAPLSRLYREVRPFRIYDGPSETHRWAIAKRAVRAARERRAAR; via the coding sequence GTGCCCATCGGGTTCGAGATCGAGGAAAGAGTCGCGGAGATCGCGCGGCGCACCACCGAGTTCGTACGGGACGTGGTGATACCCGAGGAGCGGGTGTGTGACGGCGATGTCCATGCCGGGCCGGAGCCGCTGCGCCGCCGGCTTCAGGACGCGGCCCGCGAGGCGGGGGTGTTCGCCCCGCACGTCGACGCCGAATGGGGCGGACTCGGACTGGACCTGCGCGGGCAGGCAGTGGTGTTCGAAGCGGCCGGGTACTCGCTGCTGGGGCCACTCGCGCTCAACTGCGCGGCGCCCGACGAGGGCAACACACACCTGCTCGAGGTGGTGGCCACGAAGGAGCAGAAGGAGCGGTATCTGCGCCCGCTGGCGGCCGGTGAGACGCGCTCGTGTTTCGCGATGACCGAGCCGGCGCCGGGCGCCGGCTCCGACCCGCGCGCCCTCGCGACGACCGCGACGAGGATCGACGGCGGCTGGCGGATCGACGGCCGCAAGTGGTTCATCAGCGGCGCCGACGGGGCGGCCTTCGCCATCTGCATGGCCCGCACCAGCGGCGACCCGGGCGACCCGGGCGGCGCGACGATGTTCCTCGTCGCCGCCGACAACCCCGGCATGAAGATCGTCCGGAATATCGACACTCTGGACCGGGGTCTCTTCGGCGGCCACAGCGAAATCGCCTTCGAAGGCTGCGAGGTCGGGGACGAGGCCGTGCTGGGCGAGGTGGACCAGGGCTTCGGGTATGCCCAGGTACGCCTGGGGCCCGCGCGGATGACCCACTGCATGCGCTGGCTCGGAGTGGCCCGGCGGGCGCAGGACATCGCCCTGGAGCGCGCGGCGGACCGTTCGGCCTTCGGCAAACCGCTGGCCGAACTGGGCATGGTGCAGCAGATGCTGGCCGACTCCGAGATCGACATCGAGACCGGCCGGGCGGTGCTGTGGCGGGCCTGCTGGGAGCTGGACCAGGGCCGCCCGGCCGCCCAGCACACCTCCATCGCCAAGACGTACGTCTCCGAGGCGGTGCACCGGGTGGTCGACCGGGCCGTCCAGATATGCGGTGCGCTCGGCATCTCGGGGGACGCCCCGCTGTCGCGGCTGTACCGCGAGGTGCGTCCGTTCCGTATCTACGACGGCCCTTCCGAGACCCATCGCTGGGCCATCGCCAAGCGCGCGGTGCGGGCGGCGCGGGAGCGGAGGGCGGCTCGGTGA
- a CDS encoding phosphotransferase family protein, with protein sequence MTLPGTTPAGVDVAALERYFERHVPECAGPLEVTLLEGGRSNLTYTVTDGTHRWVLRRPPLGVLTPTAHDMDREYRVVAALADTAVPVARAVLSCTDPEVIGAPFCVVGFVEGTVLRDGDEAAVLPPDDARRAADTLVDALVTLHSVDAVGVGLGDFGRPDGYLERQVRRWRGQWDKVATRSLPDLDELHGRLARSLPASGAPAIVHGDYRLDNVILAPGGFGRIAAVLDWEMATLGDPLADLGMLLMYWDRTCEPVLAARHVPTANPGFGSGRELAERYAEKSGRDIGALPYYQALGCFKLAVIAEGIHARFSAGQTVGTGFERVGSAVPALLRSGLELLP encoded by the coding sequence GTGACCCTCCCCGGGACGACGCCGGCCGGCGTCGACGTGGCCGCGCTGGAGCGCTACTTCGAACGCCACGTACCCGAGTGCGCGGGCCCGCTCGAGGTCACGCTCCTGGAGGGCGGGCGCTCCAACCTCACCTACACGGTGACCGATGGGACACACCGGTGGGTGCTGCGCCGGCCGCCACTGGGGGTGCTGACGCCGACGGCGCACGACATGGACCGCGAATACCGCGTCGTCGCGGCGCTCGCCGACACCGCGGTGCCGGTCGCCCGGGCCGTGCTGTCGTGCACGGACCCGGAGGTGATCGGGGCGCCGTTCTGCGTCGTCGGCTTCGTGGAGGGCACGGTGCTGCGCGACGGCGACGAGGCCGCCGTACTCCCGCCGGACGACGCGCGGCGCGCCGCTGACACGCTGGTGGACGCCCTGGTCACGCTGCACTCGGTGGACGCCGTCGGCGTCGGGCTCGGCGACTTCGGCCGGCCCGACGGCTATCTGGAGCGCCAGGTGCGGCGATGGCGCGGGCAGTGGGACAAGGTCGCCACGCGGAGCCTGCCCGACCTCGACGAACTGCACGGCAGACTGGCCCGCTCGCTGCCCGCGAGCGGCGCCCCGGCCATCGTGCACGGCGACTACCGCCTGGACAACGTCATCCTGGCACCCGGCGGCTTCGGGCGGATCGCCGCGGTCCTCGACTGGGAGATGGCCACGCTCGGCGATCCCCTCGCCGACCTCGGGATGCTGCTCATGTACTGGGACCGGACCTGCGAACCGGTCCTTGCGGCGCGGCATGTCCCGACGGCCAACCCCGGTTTTGGATCGGGGCGCGAACTGGCGGAGCGATACGCCGAGAAGTCCGGACGGGACATCGGCGCCCTGCCGTATTACCAGGCCCTGGGCTGTTTCAAGCTGGCCGTCATCGCGGAGGGCATCCACGCCCGCTTTTCGGCGGGACAGACGGTCGGCACGGGGTTCGAACGGGTCGGGTCCGCGGTGCCCGCGCTACTGCGCTCGGGGCTGGAACTCCTGCCGTGA
- a CDS encoding SDR family NAD(P)-dependent oxidoreductase translates to MRDRLSGQIALVTGATGGIGTAISRRLAIEGATVVVTDVDAGRCERLAEELTKELAADGAPALGLALDVSDEEAWRGTVERVVSQLGGLSVLVNNAGIAQMRTVETETQESWDKVIAVTQGGVWLGMKHGGPAMERSGGGSIINIASIFGTVGGFGSQFSYHAAKGAVRLMTKNAALHWATRGVRVNSIHPGFIETPLSRELWRGTPRHTAMVEGTPMGRLGSPEEVAGAVAFLASQDASFVTGSELYVDGGWTAR, encoded by the coding sequence GTGCGAGACCGACTGTCCGGACAGATCGCCCTGGTCACCGGCGCGACCGGCGGCATAGGAACCGCCATCTCGCGGCGGTTGGCCATCGAGGGCGCCACGGTGGTGGTGACCGACGTGGACGCCGGCCGCTGCGAGCGGCTGGCGGAGGAGCTGACGAAGGAGCTGGCGGCCGACGGAGCGCCGGCGCTGGGCCTCGCGCTGGACGTGAGCGACGAGGAGGCGTGGCGCGGAACGGTCGAGCGCGTGGTCTCCCAGCTGGGCGGCCTGTCCGTGCTCGTCAACAACGCGGGGATCGCCCAGATGCGCACCGTGGAGACGGAGACCCAGGAGTCCTGGGACAAGGTCATCGCGGTGACCCAGGGCGGTGTCTGGCTCGGCATGAAGCACGGTGGCCCCGCGATGGAACGCTCCGGCGGCGGCTCGATCATCAACATCGCGTCGATCTTCGGCACGGTGGGCGGCTTCGGCAGCCAGTTCTCGTATCACGCCGCGAAGGGCGCGGTCCGGCTGATGACGAAGAACGCCGCGCTGCACTGGGCCACCCGCGGCGTCCGGGTCAATTCGATCCATCCCGGCTTCATCGAGACCCCGCTCTCGCGCGAACTGTGGCGGGGCACGCCTCGTCACACCGCGATGGTCGAGGGCACCCCCATGGGGCGGCTCGGCAGTCCGGAAGAGGTCGCGGGGGCCGTCGCGTTCCTCGCGTCCCAGGACGCGAGCTTCGTGACCGGCTCCGAGCTGTATGTGGACGGCGGCTGGACGGCACGCTGA
- a CDS encoding FAD-dependent oxidoreductase, whose protein sequence is MRAEEVDLLIIGAGMAGLTAGARAVHNGLSVTVVEIGKDVGGSALFAGYAWTAPSHDVMDQQNPYGDTALKRALVERFPEGVSWIRSLGVDIKEAQRVLSFGRGHQFDTHQYVATCRQAIRRGGGTLLLETRAERLVVDDGVVTGAELRLADGTRTQVRAGSTLIATGGFQGDTELRATHVHPRAGGMELRSNPFSRGGGYRLATSVGAATGHDDAGFYGHLIPSGIPFADPADFVDLSLYYSEHALLFNVANDRFVDETLGDHLTAMALLEQPEGRGLLIADARVFRDWVVGSYVEGAVAVDKFALAGKRGGRVGLAEDLDELAYLPEEWGYRGDAVRDAVKLFNEHAAAGLEPSPGRKLDRLPLDEPPYYVIEAVPAITFPFHGVRIDDRARVLRGDGEPLPGLLAAGSDTGGLWNRAYAGGIASALVFGLTAADTATATATATASHATD, encoded by the coding sequence GTGCGCGCGGAAGAAGTCGATCTGCTGATCATCGGTGCGGGTATGGCGGGGCTGACCGCCGGTGCCCGCGCGGTTCACAACGGTCTGTCCGTCACGGTCGTGGAGATCGGTAAGGACGTCGGCGGTTCCGCGCTCTTCGCGGGTTACGCATGGACCGCGCCGAGCCACGACGTCATGGACCAGCAGAATCCGTATGGAGACACCGCTCTCAAGCGCGCCCTGGTGGAGCGGTTCCCCGAGGGCGTCTCGTGGATCCGTTCCCTCGGCGTGGACATCAAGGAGGCACAGCGCGTTCTCAGTTTCGGTCGCGGGCACCAGTTCGACACCCATCAGTATGTCGCCACCTGTCGTCAAGCCATCCGCCGAGGCGGTGGCACGCTGCTGTTGGAGACCCGCGCCGAAAGGCTGGTGGTCGACGACGGTGTCGTGACCGGGGCGGAACTGCGACTGGCCGATGGCACCCGCACCCAGGTGCGTGCCGGGTCCACACTCATCGCGACCGGTGGGTTCCAGGGCGATACGGAACTCCGCGCCACGCATGTGCACCCCCGGGCCGGGGGCATGGAGCTCCGCTCCAACCCCTTCAGCCGCGGCGGTGGCTACCGTCTGGCCACCTCGGTCGGTGCCGCCACCGGCCACGATGACGCGGGCTTCTACGGCCATCTCATCCCCAGCGGGATCCCCTTCGCCGATCCGGCGGACTTCGTCGACCTGTCGCTCTACTACAGCGAGCACGCCCTCCTGTTCAACGTGGCCAACGACCGGTTCGTCGACGAGACGCTGGGGGACCACCTCACTGCCATGGCGCTGCTGGAGCAGCCCGAAGGCCGGGGCCTGCTCATCGCCGACGCCCGGGTCTTCCGTGACTGGGTCGTCGGCAGTTACGTCGAGGGCGCGGTCGCCGTGGACAAGTTCGCCCTGGCCGGCAAGCGGGGCGGCCGGGTGGGACTCGCCGAAGACCTCGACGAACTGGCCTACCTCCCGGAGGAATGGGGGTATCGGGGCGATGCCGTGCGCGACGCGGTCAAGCTGTTCAACGAACACGCCGCGGCGGGGCTGGAGCCCTCGCCCGGCCGGAAACTGGACCGCCTCCCGCTGGACGAACCGCCGTACTACGTGATCGAGGCGGTACCGGCCATCACCTTCCCCTTTCACGGTGTCCGCATCGACGACCGGGCCCGCGTACTGCGCGGGGACGGCGAACCGCTGCCCGGACTGCTCGCCGCCGGGTCGGACACCGGCGGCCTGTGGAACCGTGCCTACGCCGGTGGCATCGCCTCGGCCCTGGTGTTCGGACTGACCGCCGCGGACACCGCCACCGCCACCGCCACCGCGACCGCGTCGCACGCGACGGACTGA
- a CDS encoding FGGY-family carbohydrate kinase encodes MPCNAVIGVDIGTSSSKGVLVGLDGALIRSATREHTPARPGPGHFEMNASVWWREFTELARELTAAEDTTVVAVGVSGMGPCVLLTDEHDAPLRPAVLYGVDTRSVRQIQRIEARLGADEIIRRGGSALTTQAAGPKIAWIAEEEPDLYARARRLYMPSSWLVRKLTGNYVLDHHSASQCTPLYDTLAGEWYAPWAAEVAPGIELPPLRWPGEAAGALTPEAATATGLPAGIPVTTGTIDAWAEALSVGAQNIGDLMLMYGTTMFLIHTVPEPLTSPSLWGTVGAVPGTRNLAGGMATSGAVANWLKDLFADGGHAELTALAAESGVGANGLLMLPYFSGERTPIMDPDARGVIAGLTLSHTRGDLYRAALEATGFAIRQNIEVIEAVGGDIRRVVAVGGGTQGSLWTQIVSDITGRPQELRTTTIGAGYGDALLAAQLVGDASIDDWNPVRETVTPRPEHTGRYDELYALYRRLYPDTAATVHALAALQER; translated from the coding sequence ATGCCTTGCAACGCAGTCATCGGAGTGGACATCGGCACCTCGAGCAGCAAGGGCGTCCTCGTCGGTCTCGATGGCGCACTGATTCGCTCCGCCACCCGGGAGCACACGCCCGCGAGACCGGGTCCCGGCCACTTCGAGATGAACGCCTCCGTCTGGTGGCGCGAGTTCACCGAACTCGCCCGCGAGCTGACCGCCGCGGAGGACACCACCGTGGTCGCCGTCGGGGTCAGTGGCATGGGCCCCTGCGTCCTGCTGACCGATGAGCACGACGCCCCGCTGCGCCCCGCCGTGCTCTACGGTGTGGACACCCGCTCGGTCCGGCAGATCCAGCGCATCGAGGCGCGGCTCGGCGCCGACGAGATCATCCGTCGCGGCGGCTCCGCCCTGACCACCCAGGCCGCCGGGCCGAAGATCGCGTGGATCGCCGAGGAGGAACCCGATCTCTACGCGCGGGCCAGGCGCCTGTACATGCCGAGCTCCTGGCTGGTCAGAAAACTCACCGGGAACTACGTCCTGGACCACCACTCGGCCAGCCAGTGCACCCCGCTGTACGACACGCTCGCCGGCGAGTGGTACGCCCCCTGGGCCGCCGAGGTCGCCCCCGGGATCGAGCTGCCGCCGCTGCGCTGGCCCGGCGAGGCGGCCGGCGCCCTCACCCCCGAGGCCGCCACGGCGACCGGTCTGCCCGCCGGTATCCCCGTCACCACCGGCACCATCGACGCCTGGGCCGAGGCCCTGAGCGTGGGGGCGCAGAACATCGGCGATCTGATGCTGATGTACGGCACCACCATGTTCCTCATCCACACCGTGCCCGAGCCGCTGACCAGCCCGTCCCTGTGGGGCACCGTCGGCGCCGTGCCCGGGACCCGGAACCTGGCCGGTGGCATGGCCACCTCCGGCGCGGTGGCCAACTGGCTGAAGGACCTGTTCGCCGACGGCGGCCACGCCGAACTCACCGCGCTGGCCGCCGAGTCGGGCGTCGGCGCCAACGGCCTGCTGATGCTGCCGTACTTCTCCGGCGAGCGCACCCCGATCATGGACCCCGACGCCCGTGGAGTGATCGCCGGGCTGACCCTGTCCCACACCCGCGGCGACCTCTATCGGGCCGCGCTCGAGGCCACCGGTTTCGCCATCCGCCAGAACATCGAGGTCATCGAGGCGGTCGGCGGCGACATCCGCCGGGTGGTCGCCGTCGGTGGCGGCACCCAGGGCTCGCTGTGGACGCAGATCGTCTCCGACATCACCGGCCGCCCGCAGGAGTTGCGCACCACCACCATCGGCGCGGGCTACGGCGACGCTCTGCTTGCCGCCCAGCTCGTCGGCGACGCCTCCATCGACGACTGGAACCCGGTGCGCGAGACGGTGACGCCCCGCCCCGAACACACCGGGCGTTACGACGAGCTGTACGCCCTCTACCGGCGGCTGTACCCGGACACCGCCGCGACCGTCCACGCGCTGGCCGCGCTACAGGAGCGCTGA
- a CDS encoding LacI family DNA-binding transcriptional regulator produces the protein MRTQLVTIHDVARAAGVSPATVSRVFNGGKVTPARALSVQEAAAALGFAPNRVARSLRKQRSSVIALIIPDIENPIFTSLARGVEDAAQRTSLSVVLCNSDEDTDKERRYLEVALGEQMAGVIVAAASQDETDLGPLTDRRVPVVAVDRRPRDAEVDAVRVDNHHGGEVATRHLLQAGYHRIACVTGPEGVSTSEERLAGHRTALRAAQGGPAAADDTYVRHADFRVDGGRAAMRELLALPEPPDAVFVANSLMTIGVLDALRETGRTPPDVGVLSFGDVPWASLVRPSLTAVELPSYELGRTAADLLLQRMDGSVSPVQTVVLRTKLQVRESTAGPARA, from the coding sequence ATGCGGACACAGTTGGTGACGATCCATGACGTGGCGCGAGCCGCCGGTGTCTCTCCGGCGACCGTCTCGCGTGTCTTCAACGGCGGCAAGGTCACACCGGCACGTGCCCTGTCCGTACAAGAGGCCGCGGCTGCCCTCGGGTTCGCGCCCAATCGGGTGGCGCGGTCGCTGCGCAAGCAGCGGTCCAGTGTGATCGCGCTGATCATCCCGGACATCGAGAACCCGATCTTCACCTCGCTCGCCCGTGGCGTCGAGGACGCCGCGCAGCGCACCAGCCTCTCCGTGGTCCTTTGCAACTCCGACGAGGACACCGACAAGGAGCGCCGCTACCTGGAGGTGGCTCTCGGTGAGCAGATGGCGGGCGTGATCGTGGCGGCGGCGTCCCAGGACGAGACGGATCTGGGGCCGCTGACCGACCGGCGTGTGCCCGTGGTCGCCGTCGATCGTCGTCCGCGCGACGCCGAGGTGGACGCGGTCCGGGTCGACAACCACCACGGTGGCGAGGTGGCCACCCGCCACCTCCTCCAGGCCGGTTACCACAGGATCGCCTGCGTCACGGGGCCCGAAGGCGTCTCCACCTCCGAGGAGCGCCTCGCGGGCCACCGCACGGCGTTGCGCGCCGCCCAGGGCGGCCCGGCCGCGGCCGACGACACCTACGTACGGCACGCCGACTTCCGGGTGGACGGCGGCCGCGCGGCGATGCGCGAACTGCTTGCGCTGCCCGAGCCGCCCGATGCCGTGTTCGTCGCCAACAGCCTCATGACCATCGGTGTCCTCGACGCCCTCCGCGAGACCGGCCGCACCCCACCCGACGTCGGTGTGCTCTCCTTCGGGGACGTTCCCTGGGCATCGCTGGTACGCCCGTCGCTCACCGCGGTCGAACTGCCCTCGTACGAGCTGGGCCGCACCGCCGCCGACCTCCTCCTCCAGCGCATGGACGGCAGCGTGTCGCCGGTGCAGACCGTGGTGCTGCGCACAAAGCTACAGGTCAGGGAGAGCACGGCCGGGCCTGCCCGGGCCTGA
- a CDS encoding GntP family permease: MTAHTWWLLLILTVAIAALIYLINSRLRVHPFVALILVSVGTGIAAGEPAAKLAGSIEEGAGGTLGDVGVTLALGAMLGRLLSDSGATDAIARALVARAEPRRLPWLVGAAAFVIGVPMFFEVGLIVLLPLIFSVARRMEEQGGAKGSPYVLLGVPAIASLSTLHGMLPPHPGPLTAMTGLHADLGLTLGVGIVCAVPTVILAGPVYARWIAPRLPDVAPDAELVAQFTGAERQPAETGTSAPGARASAEVSRRTGVPTGLAVAAVLVPVVLMLLRTLAETVLDESSGLGAALVFAGEPLVAMLAGFVFALGVTMVGSARSGSGRSGEETRASLTDSLKSIAAILLIIGGGGAFKQVLQDSGIGDAIASAAEGAHINVILLGWLIALLLSLTTGSATVGIVSATGIVAPLIGDGGGLEASLLVVAIGAGSLGLNYVNHAGFWLVKESFGMDLTQATKTQTAVQTLVSVLGLAMALLLSVFA, encoded by the coding sequence ATGACCGCACACACCTGGTGGCTGCTGCTCATCCTCACGGTGGCGATCGCAGCACTGATCTATCTCATCAACTCAAGGCTGCGGGTCCATCCGTTCGTCGCGCTGATCCTGGTCAGTGTGGGCACGGGGATAGCGGCCGGGGAGCCCGCCGCGAAACTCGCCGGATCCATCGAGGAGGGCGCCGGCGGCACCCTCGGCGACGTGGGCGTCACCCTCGCCCTGGGCGCCATGCTCGGCCGTCTGCTGTCCGACTCGGGCGCCACCGACGCCATCGCCCGCGCCCTCGTCGCCCGCGCCGAGCCCCGCAGACTGCCCTGGCTGGTGGGTGCCGCGGCGTTCGTCATCGGTGTGCCCATGTTCTTCGAGGTGGGCCTGATCGTGCTGCTGCCGTTGATCTTCAGTGTCGCCCGCAGGATGGAGGAACAGGGCGGTGCCAAGGGCAGCCCGTACGTGCTCCTCGGCGTGCCCGCCATCGCCTCGCTGTCCACCCTGCACGGCATGCTGCCGCCCCACCCCGGCCCGCTGACCGCCATGACCGGCCTGCACGCCGACCTCGGCCTCACCCTCGGCGTCGGCATCGTCTGCGCCGTGCCCACCGTCATCCTGGCCGGGCCCGTCTACGCCCGTTGGATCGCGCCCCGGCTTCCCGATGTGGCTCCGGACGCCGAGCTGGTGGCGCAGTTCACGGGGGCTGAGCGTCAGCCCGCTGAAACCGGCACCTCGGCGCCCGGTGCGCGGGCGAGCGCGGAGGTGTCCCGCCGGACCGGTGTGCCGACCGGTCTGGCCGTGGCGGCCGTGCTGGTGCCCGTCGTCCTGATGCTGCTGCGCACCCTGGCCGAGACGGTGCTGGACGAGTCGAGCGGGCTGGGCGCGGCGCTGGTGTTCGCCGGAGAACCGCTGGTGGCGATGCTCGCCGGTTTCGTCTTCGCCCTGGGGGTGACGATGGTCGGCTCCGCCCGTTCCGGTTCCGGCCGTTCGGGTGAGGAGACCCGGGCCTCCCTGACCGACAGCCTGAAGTCCATCGCCGCCATCCTGCTCATCATCGGCGGGGGAGGGGCGTTCAAGCAGGTCCTTCAGGACTCGGGCATCGGCGATGCCATCGCGTCGGCCGCCGAGGGCGCTCACATCAATGTGATCCTGCTGGGCTGGCTCATCGCCCTGCTGCTGTCGCTGACCACCGGTTCCGCCACTGTCGGCATCGTCTCCGCCACCGGCATCGTGGCCCCGCTCATCGGCGACGGCGGGGGCCTGGAGGCTTCCCTGCTCGTGGTCGCGATCGGCGCCGGTTCGCTCGGTCTCAACTACGTCAACCACGCGGGGTTCTGGCTGGTGAAGGAGTCGTTCGGAATGGACCTCACCCAGGCCACCAAGACCCAGACCGCCGTGCAGACCCTGGTCAGTGTGCTGGGTCTGGCCATGGCCCTGCTGCTGTCGGTGTTCGCCTGA
- a CDS encoding Bug family tripartite tricarboxylate transporter substrate binding protein produces the protein MRRRTGTRTRTRVLSGALAAVLSLLVGACGTWPGTGDTRDDGLRILVPNTPGGGYDTTARTVARVLEETGTTSGMEVFNLPGAGGTVGLQRVVDERGNGRLALQMGLGVLGASHVAHAKVTVARTTPIARLIEEPEAVVVREDSPYRTIGDLVAEWRKHPGDVTVGGGSSPGGPDHLLPMALARAVGIQPKTVRYDAYDGGGGDLLPALLDGRVDFATSGIGEFLDQIAAGQLRVLAVTSDRPVAALPGVPTLKAAGIDLVFDNWRGIVAPPGISSADRERWIAVLTALHTSRQWKAELTRHGWTDAFTTGGAFAAYLARQDKNVAELVGHLGLD, from the coding sequence ATGAGACGTCGCACCGGCACCCGTACCCGTACCCGCGTCCTGTCCGGCGCCCTGGCCGCCGTGCTGTCCCTGCTCGTCGGCGCCTGTGGCACCTGGCCGGGCACCGGGGACACCCGGGACGACGGGCTGCGGATCCTGGTGCCGAACACACCCGGAGGCGGCTACGACACCACGGCCCGGACCGTGGCCCGGGTGCTGGAGGAGACCGGGACCACCTCCGGCATGGAGGTGTTCAACCTGCCCGGGGCCGGTGGCACGGTCGGTCTCCAGCGCGTCGTGGACGAACGGGGCAACGGACGGCTCGCCCTCCAGATGGGCCTCGGCGTGCTGGGCGCGTCCCATGTCGCCCACGCGAAGGTGACCGTGGCGCGGACCACCCCGATCGCCCGCCTGATCGAGGAGCCCGAGGCGGTGGTGGTCCGCGAGGACTCGCCGTACCGCACCATCGGGGACCTGGTCGCGGAGTGGCGGAAGCACCCGGGAGACGTCACGGTCGGCGGTGGCTCGTCGCCGGGCGGCCCGGACCACCTGCTGCCCATGGCGCTGGCCCGCGCCGTCGGCATCCAGCCGAAGACGGTGCGTTACGACGCCTACGACGGCGGTGGCGGCGATCTGCTCCCCGCGCTGCTGGACGGCCGGGTCGACTTCGCCACCAGCGGCATCGGCGAGTTCCTCGACCAGATCGCGGCCGGGCAGCTCAGGGTGCTCGCGGTCACCAGCGACCGGCCCGTGGCCGCGCTGCCCGGTGTACCGACGCTGAAGGCGGCCGGGATCGACCTGGTCTTCGACAACTGGCGGGGGATCGTCGCCCCGCCCGGCATCAGCTCCGCGGACCGCGAACGCTGGATCGCGGTGCTGACCGCGCTGCACACCTCCCGGCAGTGGAAGGCCGAGCTCACCCGCCACGGCTGGACCGACGCCTTCACCACGGGTGGCGCCTTTGCCGCGTATCTGGCCCGGCAGGACAAGAACGTGGCGGAGCTGGTCGGACACCTGGGACTGGACTGA